Below is a window of Sulfitobacter sp. BSw21498 DNA.
TTCTGGTGACGCTGTTTGGCGGGCTCTCGGTCTGGCTGAACGACGAACGGTTCTTCAAGATGAAACCTACTGCGATCTACCTTCTGTTCGCGGTGCTGCTGGCGATCGGCTTGGCGCGCGGGCAATCGTATTTGAAATACGTGATGGAAGAGATGATGCCCCTGAACGACGCGGGCTGGATGATCCTGACCAAACGGCTGATGCTCTGTTTCTTTGGTCTGGCGCTCGCGAACGAGCTGATCTGGCGTTTCACCAGCACCGAGACATGGGTTTATTTCAAAACCTTCGGGCTGACGGCAGCGGTGTTTGTGTTTTTCATGACGCAAGGGCGGTTGTTTCAGACCTACGGTCTGGAGAAGGACGAAAGTTGAAAAAGGGGCCAGCCCCCGCTGCCCCAAATGGGGCAGCACCCCCGGGATTTTTTGCCATTTGGAAGGCGGCTGGCAAGGCATCCTGCTGTTGTAGTTGACGAGAGCGGGCGAGGGGCGTAGCAGATGATATGTGGCGA
It encodes the following:
- a CDS encoding inner membrane-spanning protein YciB → MSTTREINPFVKSALEYGPVLIFFVAYLRFKDETFTLWGTDYSGFIVVTAAFVPLLILATGALWALTGKISRMQVTTVILVTLFGGLSVWLNDERFFKMKPTAIYLLFAVLLAIGLARGQSYLKYVMEEMMPLNDAGWMILTKRLMLCFFGLALANELIWRFTSTETWVYFKTFGLTAAVFVFFMTQGRLFQTYGLEKDES